In Myripristis murdjan chromosome 18, fMyrMur1.1, whole genome shotgun sequence, the sequence ACAAAGTTgtaatgatccctgtggggaaactgggtTGATGCAGCAGCGAATAATAGGGTATCACAAGACACTGACAATGATAATGTTTTATACATCCTATTTGTTTAAAGTTGGTATTTATTAGCTTTTATTGGTATTATTTTACAAGACCAAACTTCCTGGATATGTCCTGGAGaacctccagctcctctccgACATCTGCACCATCGACTACCCGATGCCCGACAACCCCAAGAGGGCCATCCTGTACAGGAGGAACAGCactggagggggaggaagagacgATGAGAACTGCAATAGCAGGAGCTCCTCAGCCAACGAGGAGGAGCTGAGAGCAAGGCAGGAAGTGGGGAGGAGGCTCAGCAACCAGGCGGTGCCTCCTCTGCTGATCCCCAGGGAGGAGTACCCCTCTGTGCTGGTGGTGGAGGCCACCAATACCAACGGAGTTATACTCAGGTAGGAGAGCAGAGTGTGAGTGTTGTCTGATCTGTCAGAGCTTAAGAGAGGTtgcttatctctctctctgtctctcattctctcagGTACATCGGTGAAGGTTACTCCCAGGCCCAAGAGTCCATGGAGGATGAAATGAGGGAGTTTTACGGCCTGGACCAAAGCAGTCCGACTCCTCTGGCCTCCCCGGCATCAGGGCAGCTTGCTGCTGTcagggccgaggaggaggaggagatccTGAGGGCTCAAGTCTGTGAGGTCATGGCTGACAAGGTCAAGGTGAGACATTAAAGAAGTAAGGATATATCGATCGGCGTTTAGGGTTGAAATGATGTGATGATGGCGATTATGATTAAATAGAAACAGCTCTCCAAGCAGAGGTGTGTTGTTTGAAACTGATTTGTTCACATTAAGAGGAAGGCTAGCACATAAATCAGATACATTCAAAATGCTTTAATCGAGATTTTCACAAAATGTGTTAGTAAAATTACTCATAGCGCCAGTTAAAACATCTGTGGGTTCTACCTTCTGTCAGTGTTACTGTAGCTTTTTGAAACATCACTTATAGTGTATCAAAAAAGAATTCTCCACAGAGATTTACTCTGAAACTGCCTAGTCTTATCTTTCTTctaatgcaatgtttttttcttcagttcattttcattcatattcatttagcaGGGTAGCATCACCATATTAGCAAAATTAGTACCACcactgagaaaaaagaaattaaaaatgctGCCTTATTCAGCCAAATATTAAAAGCTCAAAGAAATATAATTCAAATCTTAAGTTATAATTTTTTATCATAATAAAGTATCCTAAATGTAGTTAAAGTAAACTAAACATAGACACTGTGAATGCATTGTCACCATAGACATGACAGTGATGttatgcattcattttaatcatttgagTTGCCATCAGCTTCCATTTCCCACTCAGAAGTTCTTTCATTGTCAGAAGACTGGGACAAAATATTCATTATGTAAATAACAAGAGATGACACATGAATTAATTAATGAGGAAATTTGATAATGATGTATGTTTGCCTTTGGCTCTGTAGGTGTACTATGTGGATCATGGCTTCTCGGAGGtgatcagcaaaaccaaagtgtTTGAGCTGCATGAGAAGTTTTTCAAGTTGCCTTTCCAGGCAACCAAATGTAAACTAGCAGGTGAGTCTGGTCTGAATCCAATCAGGGGATCAGGACAGCCGGAAGAAGTAGGGGATTGGGGGTGTTAACAAAACCCTTGCATTTGCCAAGTCCCTCAACTTGTTGAGTCAGAGGAGCTattcctttgtttttctgttgcatcTCCAAAAGTTACacaggatgaggatgaggatgtgcCTGGCAAAGTAGAGCTGCATCCAGCTGTAGCTTCTTTatgttaaaaatacagaacGTTTGGTTTGGTTAGGACCAGATAACAACTGTAAAGTAGGTGAAGCTGTTTAGGCTCTGTTGCATTTTTGAGCAATGGATATGCAGATGTTAGCATCCCCAAAGAGCTGCAATACCCCTTTCTTCTTTCCAGGATAGAATTTAGCTGAAGCTCAAGTTAATGTAccataactctgtgtgtgtgtgtgtgtgtgtgtgtgtgtgtgtgtgtgtgtgtgtgtgtgtgtgtccaggcctGGAGCCATTCTGCCAGGAACCTGAGGTGCTGAAGAAGTTTGAGACCATGGCCAGTGGAAGGATCCTATTGGCTGAGATCCTGGAGAGAGGTGAAACACCACTGGTTGTCCTGTATGATACATcacaggatgatgatgtcaacATCAATGCCGCCTGCATGAAAGCTCTACAAGACAAGACGCTAGCCAGCCCCTTACAGGTACAgtacatagtgtgtgtgtgtgtgtgtgtaggtatatGTGGTCACAGGCATATAAATGCTCCTATactggccacacacacaaacgagcATGCTAAAAGCCAGCAGTGTCTCTCCACAGGTGAACAGTGCCTATATGAATGTGACTGTGAGCAGTGTCTGTTCAGATGGGACCATCTACTGCCAGCTGCCCTCCAGAGGTCTCGCCAAGCTCAATGAGATACTGGAGAAGACAGAGACCTACTTCCACTCACAGGTAAACACGCTGCTTCTTCTTGACCTCTTAAagcatttggttttatttaattGGCTACATCAAAACCCCACAAAATCAAGACAGGAATACCAGTTGAGGcgtcaaaatcagaaatacctCATTTGTCAAGTGCAATGTAGAGAAACTGGTTTTTCCACTTGGATGTAGAGATAAACTGACAACTTAAAGATacatgtgttattttaatgtcatgACAACATAGGAACAGGGATGACAGGACCTCACATGTAGagcaaaaacatgcacaagtAATAGACTACACATGTACTATATCACTCAATAGCACATTTAATAGTAATTGCCTATGTCTGTGCTCTACTATGGCATGTataatacacatacaaacacatgggGCAAATATATCCTGCTGTTTGGAGTCTCTTGACTTGTTAGACACTAAAGAACAGCTCTGGAAGCTTCATAAGAATGACGATGAAAATTTAAACTCTTCTGCTCCTTTATGTTGATTTTTACATCTGAAGAGATGACAAAGCAATCTGAACCCACTTTAACCCCCGTGGATGAGTGGGTACTTGTCTGTAGAGAGGATTAAAATTAGACAGCACTGAGGTAATGGCATTTCACTCGGATTATAAGATACTgagcatgtgtgggtgtgtgtatgtgtgtgaattctGCTGTATGTCGACAGGAATCGTACTCTCAGTCAGCGAACGGAGCAGGTGACTAATCACACAGTCAGCTCAAAAGCATTTTGTGAATGTGTCCATGTTGTGTGATTTGCCTGTCTCAAGCAGAGCTGTGGACAGATTGAGATTAGGGTGATAATCTGGAGTTAGGATGTAGCCAAGCCACTTAATCTGTTAACAGGGAAGCAGAGCTGATGCTATTTTGTAGTTGTACTGTTGTCTTTTAAAACTAGTTACAGTTTGCTCATTACAGTTTTTGCATCACATGTTATGTTAATATTTTTGCGTAATATTTTCTCAATTAAAAGACAGGCCATTTGCAATCTTCAAGCATATTGGGAAGTAGCATGCTGGTTATTCTAAAACAATTTACCACATCATATTATACAGTGATACTTGATTTAAAATACTAAGTATCTTGTTTGTTGTCAACCGCCCTAGTATGAATGTATTGTTAGGCTAGTAGCAGAACTCTCCTAATTAAATTAGTTACAAATAGCAAGCCTAAAATTATGTTTCTGTGGCCTTTGACACGTTAACTTTCAAgcactgttttttaaatgtgaaccAGTCTTTTCCACCACTAGGAACCACACATCCAAAACCCTAATCTCTGCCGTCAAAGCATTGTACACCTGGTGCTGCTCCTTGGCATCTGACCTAATGGACCCATAAAATGTTTGTTGCAGTTTTTACAAAGTCATTTTGTAGCATTAATGATTAACAAACTGTTTATCCATTTTCCAAGAAAACGTGGTAAGTCTTAGCGATATTCCTTTTTTCTTGGCTTTCCTCCTTTGATGAAATAACCCCCTTTTTCAGGTAACATCAGAGTTCCTGGTATCCAGACCCTTCTGTGGGAAAGTTTGCCTGGCTCGCTACAAAGGGAAATGGTCCCGTGTTGAGGTGAGACAATATGGTAACCTGCTGTACGGTTTGAAGGAGGTTTCTTGGTGGTCATTATTAAACACATCCTCTACAAGTTTACAAGCTGTTAACTTCTTGTATAGATTCTAAAAGCATTTATTGGAGCATTGAGTAATCCATAAGCTTTATCGGCCTCTATCAGCGACTAGACAGAAATGCTGCTACATTCGTACAGCTTTTCTCCTTCTATACAAGTCCCTGGCACAGCTCACACTCCTAACCCTCCTGTCCTTTTAAGTAACATGGGCTTGCAATTAATGTAAacaataatgtcacattttcaaaaaagatATGAGTAATCGAGCTAATAAGGCAAGGATCCATCAGGAATGTCTAGCAAAGACATAATATATCATCCTGCAGTGCACTGGAGCAATGGTTTGTCACAATGCTTTGTCATGTGTCATTTCCAGACACTGGGAGTTTCCTGAAACTCCAGTGGGTAGTGTGTTATTGCTccaaaaatgagttttgaaaGGCAGAAATCTCAGCCCCTTGGCAAAGAAAGCGCtgagtcattggtattgatTAACATGTTACTTTGTGTAAAGGGGCATTAAAAATTGTACCTGTTACGCCTTTAACTGTAGTTTCTAAATGTTTGGAAAATTACACATTAGTTATTAACCAATCACAGCAGAGGCACAATTTGATTTGACATAAGGACATAACATTTTTATAAGCCATAAAACATGTAAcagccataaaaaaataatagtctgagccacagagagaaaaatatgttGTCAGCTGATTGATGGGCTGGCAAAAATGCCTCACACAGCAAAGCAGTGCTCATTTTAAATGAATGGTTCCCAAGTGTCAGCTCTGTTGCTACTGTTGTGTTGCTACTGAAGTTAAAGCCACATTTGGGGCTCCTACTCCCTTTTCTCATAGCCAGATTACCAACTTGTATGGAGGCAAAAACCTGGACATTTTGCTATATTATGTTGACCTTCAGGTCTTAGCCTTCCAGCTGAGAAGAGTCACATTTTACTAAATTCCTCTCTGCACTTTGTGGATCACCAAGCCTGACAAAAGCAGTGttggatattttatttattattgtggcCGTCTAGGCTTCTGTAGCAGTGTTTGAACTGTAACTGAACTGTAACTGaactgctgtttctgtgtgtttgcttataGATCACCAACCTGCATGGCAGCAGAGTGCTAGACATCCTGTTCATTGACTTGGGCGTCCAGGCTTCTGTAGAGGTGTTTGAGCTGAGAGAGATCCCACCACCATTCCTCCGAGATCTTATGGCCATCCCGCCGcaggtaaatgtgtgtgtgcatgtatgagagagaaagagcgagagagagagcgagagagagagagagagagagagggagaaaagaagtgTAAGGAAGGGTGCTGTGTGACCCATTTCAttgttcatttcactgtgacCCATTTCCATGTAAACATATCTGTGAAAATGTGGACATAAATCGTGTGTATTCATGTTGTAATATGGAAAACCATGAATCCATCGATGAATGTGTGGGTTTTCTCCAGTAAACTGACCTCCGGTAACCCTTGTTTAGGCTGTGAAGTGCTGTCTAGCGGATCTGTCTGTCAGTTTGGGATCCTGGACTCCAGATGCTGTCCAGTGGCTTCGAGAGAGAGTGCTCAACTCCACTGACTGTAGCATGAAGGTATTCAACCTAATCCACCAATTGCATTTTGCTCAGTTACACCTACAGTCCTGGGTTACATGAGGAACATACATCCAGATCTTAATTTTGGTTTAGAGATATTGAAATGATGCCTTTTCTATGTCTGATTCTCAAAGTGAGATCCAAAGCCCTAAAAGACGAATAATTCAATTCTTCCTATAACGGACTGAAAAATTATCCCATTAAGGGCATGTAATGACTGATGTAATCATAGGTTTCACTCTGACTCTCAGTTGTCCAGAAGAGATCAGATAATTAAAGAAAATCTTCTCCTGACGTGGAAAGGGAGGACCACAATCATACGTTTCAACGTCACCTAACAGTGTGtcttggctgattttttttatctccctACGATTTTATGTCCATTAACATCTCAAAATCTGTGCCTCACTTCCATCCCCACCTCATCACTCACTCTAAGGTTGCCAAGTTGGATGACACCAAGCGCTGTATCCATGTCCACCTTTTCACCGACAAGAACTTCCATGACGTTGCCCGCAGCCTCAACCATCAAATGGCCCAGTCTGACCTCTTTAAACAGCAACCAGACGTCTTCCTGACCAGCCACAGGTTTCTGCCGCTTTCAAATTCCACTCTATTCCTCTTCgattatgtttgtgtgcatgtcattTTTACCATTTATTCAAATTGGATGTTGATATTGTCTTTTGCAAACTCACCAAGCTTATTAGTTTTTCCTTGAATTGAACATGTATGTGTTCCCTTAAATGCCAAGTACTTTCTATGACTTTAGAGCTCATTATCTGTTATACATGGAGAAGAAGAACTTGCATGCAGActcacagacaggcagatatgGTGAAGACAATTATCTGttgaggaacaggaggagggaaggtgaggaaggtgatggGTGGGTGATGTGGCTGAGGAAGGCAAGTGGAGGATTGCAGAGAAGGTCCAGGTGGGCTTCAGGGACCCAGGGGATGAGAAGGTCTGAGCCCAGGAGCTACGTTCCAGCAAGGACTAGTTGTTGGTGCAGGGATCTTGTAGACAAAAAAGTACTGGCATTATGAAAGGCAGCTATTCAGGTCTGGGATCAGGAACAGGTGTGAGAGTggcaaaaggagagagaagcatGCCCATCACGCATCAAGTAAAGCTCCATCCCCAGCGTACGTAGATACTGACACCAACattgttaccacagcaacccatgcagataaGTTGGTGGTCTCttgacacacaaatccaacctGATCACTtgataatacatttatttaataaaatgtataaataaatgtattatcaAGTGATCaggttggatttgtgtgtcaaGACACCACCAACttatctgcatgggttgctgtggtaacaatGTTGGTGTCAGTATCTACGTACGCTGGGGATGCAGCTTTACAACGCggaagcaggagaaatgtaCAGGAGCCTCCCCCCACAGTGCTAGTGGACAGTTTATTTCAGCGTCTGTCCATGGACTGACGCATGGATTCTTGTCAGCTGCTGTGATGGATGGCCATCACTCATCTAACGgcagtgatgtgattttttgcAATTACATACAACAGGTTTGCATTTACATCAGGCACTTGGCTGCCCCTGTTGTATAGGACAAAGACTTGGGTGTAACCCATAGAGTAGTTTCAAAGATATGAATGCTAATCATTACAAAAGGACAAAGTGATGCCTAGACCCACAGTGGGGCAAGCTTGTTTGTGCTGGCATACTTAAATATCTATATCAAGAGTCtctttagctgtttttttttcctgcatcacCATGTACAGTGTGTTCTTATGCTGTCATATCAAATACacttatttaaattaatttcagttCATTCAATTCCACAGTCCTACCAAGACCTGCACACCCACGTCATCCTCCAAGACACCCAGCCCCAGTGACACTGCTAATGGGAGTCCAAGCACGACCTCTACCCCAACCAAGCCTCATCTGAGGAGGGTTCTGtcagggaggggaggaggaggaggaggcggaggcggagggggaggaggaggaggaggaggaggaggaggaggaggaagcacaACCACCACTAGCCCACCACAGACACCCCCATccccctcaccctctctccatctgcccCCTCTTCTAGAGCTCCCCCCAGTAGGTAATGATGTCAGTGGAATCTGTGTTATGTTAGTTAATAGAAAACTCCCAGGCTGGTCATTACGGCCTTAGGAAGGCTTATATGTAAGGAGTAACATTGATCCACTGCCGTGGGCCACATTTCTAAATCTGTCCTGGCAAAACCAACATCCATGTCCtgataaaaccaggaaaatcaCACCCTTAACGAGCCTTTCTCCCCTCAGGTAACAACATGGACATCTATGTATCAGTTGCTTGCCACCCAGGCCATTTTGTGCTGCAGCCCTGGAGAGACATGTACAAGCTGGTGGTGCTGATGGGAGAGATGATTCTCTACTACAACAAGACCGAGGAGAAACCACTCAACATAGAGAAGAATCAGATATACGCTGCCAAGGTGGAGAACAAGTGAGTACAgcggtttgatttgattttaaatttaaatgtgagAAAATATTCAATGTGCAAGAATTTGTgttaatggatggatggatgggttgtcacagacaaacacatttaaCACAACTGGTAGGTTTTGCAGAATATGAAATATCTTAAAGGGAATACTACTTATGTAACTCTTAAAGGTATATCTTGATTTTTGAAGTTTGCTGCGTAGTTTTCTCCACCAGACACTTAACATTTGGTAATGTTCCACTGAAATCTATGAGCACTAAATGGTAAATGGGGTGCATTTATGAAGCATTTTCTAGTCTAGAGACCACTACTGAACATTTACGCTTTCAAGGTGGATAGtctgattaaatatttattaacaTGCACAATTCTGGTTCAGAGCAGGAATATATAGGAGCGTGCTCTTGTGATGTACAGCCATTTTTAAATCTAATTACTCTGAGGCGCAGCCACATGATTGCTTTGCACAGTTATTCTCTCTGAAGCAGTATATTGATGCAACACCAAAGGTTCATTTGATCTCACAGCCCTGATCTCAGTATTACATGTCTTAGAGGCCAGATTGCAAGAAAAGGAAAGTCATGTTTTAAAGCTGGTGTCTTTTGTGTATTACCTAAACTGGTTAATAAATTATTCATCGTGGTTGAATTTGAACTTACctatcccctcctcctctcccagctgGCACCGTGTGTTGGTGAAGGGAGTTCTGACCAATGGGCTGGTGTCTGTCTATGAGCTGGACTATGGTAAACATGAGCTAGTCAGCTGCACCCAGCTCAGACCTCTCATCAAGGAGTTCAGACAGCTGCCATTCCAGGGAATCACCGCTCAGCTAGCTGGTGAGTGGAGTAGAGGCCTAACTCTGAAGTCTTGGCTGTACCAGGTCTAGGCATGGGATGATATGTGAATTTCATGCCATGACTGTCCAGGCTAAAGTTATTGTGATTCACggtattagggttagggttaggtatccTGATAATCATCAAAATATGCTTATAAGTCTTACAGTTGCACTAAACATACTAGAATAACTTTACCTTACATGTTGTTCTTTAGTTTGCAGTCCAGCCTATAACAGTAAAACAGTTAGCAAATAGTAAAAGAATTAAATACAGGCTAGAGATGCTTGAGCTGCCACAACAGGCTGCCACTAGCTCAGTGCCTTGGAAACAGAActgtaataatatatatttagccaaacaaatgcaaaatacacggacaaaatacatttaaactACATCGAGATAGACAAGATATACCACTGAGTATGATAcagatatgatatgataaaaaTTCTAGGTGACCAGATGTGGTCCAAAACAAcatcacaaaacataaaaacatagcATCTATCTTATTTATCAATAAATGTACTATACTACAGACCATGCCTTCCTCCTGCCCCTTACAAAACTGTATATTAAATTATATAGCACATCAAGTAATATTTGCATCCATATGAAAGTCATCTTTGTTACCACTTCCCACTCTTCTGTTTGTGCTGTAATTCAAACTGCCCAATAAAACACTGCAGGTAAGAGCCCTGCAATTATTAACCATAATTAAtcacatatttgaaatatatgaaTTACTTGCTTGTTTACCCTTTTGTTGTTGTATAGTGTATTTTGGAAACAATTGTTGTTCTATAAAGGGTTTATGTAATGGATTTTCTAGTGTAATCTGATGTGTTGACAGTTGACAGTTTTGCCCCTTATGCACTACAGCACCGCTGCTGGACTGCTAACCTCACTGCTATTGAAGGAActtacaacaaaaaaagtttggcATTTAGCTGATATTTTAAACTGGTTATGC encodes:
- the LOC115376454 gene encoding LOW QUALITY PROTEIN: tudor domain-containing protein 7B-like (The sequence of the model RefSeq protein was modified relative to this genomic sequence to represent the inferred CDS: inserted 1 base in 1 codon), whose amino-acid sequence is MNNSNITKITKMADAELVKKMLRAVLQANKGGVSLSRLQSEYKELTGDQIPHKQMGHNNLDALLASMPSVVRMERNRSGEMVYFASVANETAHVAKVVARQRSSKKTGRPHLVNTQMRVKPSAPLVLNAKPQTSLRQPDHRGRGGGRGGGGGRGTGHGDFRQARDMRDTQSEGKGGAHQNKSSNQNTPTRKGNTPSEKPDKRMTLPSRFQKEVHAHLSRNSPQTTSPSNLNEGPGSGKGKPYNPQQVQVRIKEILGKYSNGFWVSKLPQIYRELYKQDLPSEAIKDLESWTHICTVEKPCSSNPSELLLYPAKEQTSPLPNPTDKAVQSPTPQRQPNAHLSRTSSHPPPHSPPSSPSSPSPPPSPVSLXPELKQKLEELLVKYPNGLWAHALPKLFQDTYKTKLPGYVLENLQLLSDICTIDYPMPDNPKRAILYRRNSTGGGGRDDENCNSRSSSANEEELRARQEVGRRLSNQAVPPLLIPREEYPSVLVVEATNTNGVILRYIGEGYSQAQESMEDEMREFYGLDQSSPTPLASPASGQLAAVRAEEEEEILRAQVCEVMADKVKVYYVDHGFSEVISKTKVFELHEKFFKLPFQATKCKLAGLEPFCQEPEVLKKFETMASGRILLAEILERGETPLVVLYDTSQDDDVNINAACMKALQDKTLASPLQVNSAYMNVTVSSVCSDGTIYCQLPSRGLAKLNEILEKTETYFHSQVTSEFLVSRPFCGKVCLARYKGKWSRVEITNLHGSRVLDILFIDLGVQASVEVFELREIPPPFLRDLMAIPPQAVKCCLADLSVSLGSWTPDAVQWLRERVLNSTDCSMKVAKLDDTKRCIHVHLFTDKNFHDVARSLNHQMAQSDLFKQQPDVFLTSHSPTKTCTPTSSSKTPSPSDTANGSPSTTSTPTKPHLRRVLSGRGGGGGGGGGGGGGGGGGGGGGGSTTTTSPPQTPPSPSPSLHLPPLLELPPVGNNMDIYVSVACHPGHFVLQPWRDMYKLVVLMGEMILYYNKTEEKPLNIEKNQIYAAKVENNWHRVLVKGVLTNGLVSVYELDYGKHELVSCTQLRPLIKEFRQLPFQGITAQLAGVKPRQWSEEASIVFRNHVEKKPLVAQLEAVQEASQPWDRKLTVFLVDTSQEEKDIWVHDIMAEFADEQGNEL